The proteins below come from a single Gossypium raimondii isolate GPD5lz chromosome 2, ASM2569854v1, whole genome shotgun sequence genomic window:
- the LOC105788636 gene encoding transcription factor ICE1: MLPRVSGGVIWMEDKEDEDSASWNRTSYNSSNNNNNNNSGVIMENKEDMGTFSTFKSMLDDEWYVGNNSISSHQDIRDLSFTSNLGDHHQDNLLLHHHSLPSVDSSSSCSPSSSVFNHLDPSQVQYFCQPKPNLSSILNFVSNSPLDHGFDLSEIGFLDNQATIGTTLLNRGNAGVLGSLTDLGHDNHLDPANLCPEAQFSSSRIVQLPENGTGFAGFEGFDENPGNALFLKRSKLLRPLESCPSVGAQPTLFQKRAAMRKNSADSGPNFGVLDGGKFSVSSGTEGDKGKKEMGKEENEKRKINNRDDVEDVSIDESALNYDSDEFTENTKVEETLKNGGNTINANTNATGGDQNQKGKRKGLPAKNLMAERRRRKKLNDRLYMLRSVVPKISKMDRASILGDAIEYLKELLQRINDLHNELESTLPSSSLTPTTSSFHPLTPTPATFPSRIKDELGPSSSPGLNGQPARVEVRLREGKAVNIHMFCGRRPGLLLSIIRALDNLGLDAQQAVISCFNGFSMDIFRAEQCKEGQDINPGNIKAVLLDSTGFPNMI, from the exons ATGCTTCCAAGGGTTAGTGGCGGTGTTATTTGGATGGaagataaagaagatgaagactCAGCTTCATGGAACCGAACCAGCTACAACAGcagcaataataataacaacaataacagTGGTGTTATAATGGAGAACAAAGAAGATATGGGTACTTTTTCAACATTCAAATCCATGTTAGATGATGAATGGTACGTAGGAAACAACAGCATTTCAAGCCATCAAGATATTAGAGACCTTTCCTTTACTTCAAATCTTGGTGACCATCATCAAGATaatcttttgctccatcatcATTCTCTTCCTTCAGTGGATTCTTCATCTTCATGTTCACCATCTTCCTCCGTTTTCAACCATCTTGACCCATCTCAGGTACAGTACTTTTGCCAACCAAAACCAAACTTATCTTCAatccttaattttgtttctAATAGCCCTTTAGACCATGGTtttgatttgagtgaaattGGGTTCCTTGACAACCAAGCAACAATTGGTACTACTTTGTTGAACAGGGGAAATGCTGGGGTTTTGGGTAGTTTAACTGATCTAGGTCATGATAATCATTTAGACCCTGCTAATTTGTGTCCTGAGGCTCAGTTTTCGAGTTCTCGGATAGTTCAGCTACCAGAAAATGGTACCGGGTTTGCTGGTTTTGAAGGGTTTGATGAGAATCCTGGAAATGCTCTGTTTTTAAAGAGATCTAAGTTGTTAAGGCCACTAGAAAGTTGTCCTTCCGTTGGAGCACAACCTACTTTATTCCAAAAAAGAGCAGCTATGAGGAAGAATTCAGCTGATAGTGGACCAAATTTCGGGGTGTTGGATGGAGGAAAGTTTAGTGTTTCAAGTGGTACTGAGGGAGATAAAGGGAAGAAAGAAATGGGTAAAGAAGAGAATGAGAAGAGGAAAATTAACAACAGAGATGATGTAGAAGATGTGAGCATTGATGAGTCAGCTCTGAACTATGATTCAGATGAGTTTACTGAGAATACCAAGGTGGAGGAAACTCTTAAAAATGGGGGAAATACCATAAATGCAAACACTAATGCTACTGGAGGAGACCAAAACCAAAAGGGTAAAAGGAAAGGGCTTCCTGCTAAGAATTTGATGGCTGAGAGGCGCCGTCGAAAGAAACTCAATGATAGGCTTTACATGTTGCGCTCTGTTGTTCCAAAGATTAGCAAA ATGGATAGAGCTTCAATTCTCGGGGATGCTATCGAGTACCTGAAGGAACTTCTACAGAGAATCAATGACCTCCACAATGAATTGGAGTCAACCCTTCCAAGCTCCTCACTGACACCTACAACCAGCAGTTTCCATCCATTGACACCCACTCCAGCTACCTTTCCTAGCCGTATCAAGGATGAACTTGGCCCCAGTTCATCACCAGGTCTGAATGGACAGCCAGCAAGA GTTGAAGTACGGCTGAGAGAAGGAAAAGCTGTAAATATCCACATGTTCTGTGGGCGGAGACCAGGTCTTTTGCTCTCCATAATCAGGGCTTTGGACAACCTTGGACTTGACGCCCAGCAAGCAGTCATTAGCTGTTTCAACGGTTTTTCCATGGATATCTTTCGAGCTGAG CAATGCAAGGAAGGGCAGGACATCAATCCTGGGAATATCAAAGCTGTACTTTTGGATTCAACTGGCTTCCCCAACATGATATAG